A genomic region of Friedmanniella luteola contains the following coding sequences:
- a CDS encoding dihydrofolate reductase family protein: MPPLLRVQNFTVSSDGYGAGTGQSLEHPFGHADPGELMAWAGATASWSHRTAPGGTRGLDDHLVRDLDHNIGAEIMGRNKFGPQRGPWTDHTWQGWWGDEPPFHTPVFVLTHHLRPSFTLADTTFHFVDDEPAEVLTRARAAADGRDVRLGGGAQSIRAFLAADLVDTLHVAVSPVRLGSGTRLWESPDELDDRFHHEAVPSSSGVVHHLLWRR, translated from the coding sequence GTGCCCCCACTGCTGCGCGTGCAGAACTTCACCGTCTCGTCCGATGGCTACGGCGCTGGCACCGGCCAGTCGCTGGAGCACCCCTTCGGCCACGCCGACCCGGGCGAGCTGATGGCCTGGGCGGGGGCCACCGCGAGCTGGTCGCACCGCACCGCACCGGGGGGCACCCGCGGGCTGGACGACCACCTCGTGCGCGACCTCGACCACAACATCGGCGCCGAGATCATGGGGCGCAACAAGTTCGGACCGCAGCGCGGGCCGTGGACGGACCACACGTGGCAGGGCTGGTGGGGTGACGAGCCGCCCTTCCACACCCCGGTCTTCGTGCTCACGCACCACCTGCGGCCGTCGTTCACGCTGGCGGACACCACGTTCCACTTCGTCGACGACGAGCCCGCCGAGGTGCTCACCCGGGCTCGCGCCGCCGCGGACGGCCGCGACGTCCGCCTCGGGGGCGGCGCACAGTCCATCCGTGCGTTCCTCGCGGCTGACCTGGTGGACACCCTGCACGTCGCCGTCTCCCCCGTGCGGCTCGGCTCGGGGACCCGGCTCTGGGAGAGCCCCGACGAGCTCGACGACCGGTTCCACCACGAAGCGGTCCCGAGCTCCAGCGGGGTCGTCCACCACCTGCTGTGGCGCCGCTGA
- a CDS encoding GAF and ANTAR domain-containing protein, with protein MHDAPVTPAAPQAGPLRPATPLRVLAELGPMLQVEDRASLTRVLQRVTAAAWSVVPELTEVSVTLIEDGSPATAAFAGSLASYLDQRQYEEAFGPCLDAAVTGSTIAVDTADPASPYPEFRRVAAGVGITQVVAVGLPIAHRTAGALNLYSASLRPLSPASHALAETFAGFAAVAVANASRHASAAEEAAHMRSAIRAHSVIEQARGILMATGGTTAEEAIAQLAQESRRQHRAIWDVASEVVDRVRAQPRVRAQSQV; from the coding sequence ATGCATGACGCTCCAGTGACCCCGGCTGCTCCGCAGGCCGGGCCGCTGCGACCGGCGACGCCCCTGCGGGTGCTCGCCGAGCTCGGCCCGATGCTGCAGGTCGAGGACCGTGCTTCCCTGACGCGGGTGCTGCAGCGGGTGACGGCGGCGGCCTGGAGCGTGGTGCCGGAGCTCACCGAGGTGTCGGTGACCCTGATCGAGGACGGATCACCCGCCACGGCGGCGTTCGCCGGGTCCCTGGCGTCCTACCTCGACCAGCGCCAGTACGAGGAGGCCTTCGGCCCCTGCCTGGACGCCGCGGTGACGGGCAGCACCATCGCCGTCGACACCGCCGACCCGGCCAGCCCGTACCCGGAGTTCCGCCGGGTCGCCGCCGGGGTGGGCATCACCCAGGTGGTGGCCGTGGGGCTCCCGATCGCGCACCGGACGGCGGGGGCGCTGAACCTGTACTCGGCGAGCCTCCGCCCGCTCTCCCCGGCCTCGCACGCCCTCGCCGAGACCTTCGCCGGCTTCGCGGCCGTGGCGGTCGCCAACGCGTCGCGTCACGCCTCGGCGGCGGAGGAGGCGGCGCACATGCGGTCGGCGATCCGGGCGCACTCCGTCATCGAGCAGGCCCGCGGCATCCTGATGGCCACCGGGGGCACCACGGCCGAGGAGGCGATCGCGCAGCTCGCCCAGGAGTCCCGGCGCCAGCACCGGGCGATCTGGGACGTCGCGTCCGAGGTGGTCGACCGGGTCCGCGCCCAGCCCCGGGTCCGCGCCCAGTCCCAGGTCTAG
- the der gene encoding ribosome biogenesis GTPase Der has product MTDLETVDAAPILPVVAVVGRPNVGKSTLVNRIIGRREAVVQDVPGVTRDRVSYDADWNGKRFVLVDTGGWAPDAKGMAAQIAEQAELAIASADAVLFVVDATVGTQDVDEAVVQILRRSGKPVVLAANKVDDQRSEAEAASMWNLGLGEPFPVSALHGRGSGDLLDAILDAIPDAPREVLETERGPRRIAIVGKPNVGKSSLLNKVSGQQRVVVDNVAGTTVDPVDELVEVDGTVYNFIDTAGIRRRVKEASGHEYYASLRTHGAIERAEVCVVVIDASEPVTEQDLRILTSVEEAGRGLVVAFNKWDLTDEERRRYLDREIERDLVQFGWASHVNISATTGRHVDRLGPAIQEALAGWETRISTGKLNAFLGRIVAAHPHPVRSGKQPRILFGTQAQAGPPTFVLFTSGQIDPGYVRFVERRLREEFGFVGTPVHVEVRAREKRKDRS; this is encoded by the coding sequence ATGACCGACCTCGAGACCGTCGACGCGGCCCCGATCCTGCCGGTGGTGGCCGTCGTCGGCCGCCCGAACGTGGGCAAGTCGACCCTCGTCAACCGCATCATCGGCCGCCGCGAGGCCGTCGTCCAGGACGTCCCCGGCGTCACCCGGGACCGCGTCTCCTACGACGCGGACTGGAACGGCAAGCGGTTCGTCCTCGTCGACACGGGCGGGTGGGCTCCGGACGCCAAGGGGATGGCGGCGCAGATCGCCGAGCAGGCCGAGCTGGCCATCGCCTCCGCCGACGCCGTGCTCTTCGTCGTCGACGCGACGGTCGGCACCCAGGACGTCGACGAGGCCGTCGTGCAGATCCTCCGCCGCAGCGGCAAGCCCGTCGTGCTGGCCGCCAACAAGGTCGACGACCAGCGGTCGGAGGCCGAGGCGGCGTCCATGTGGAACCTCGGGCTCGGTGAGCCGTTCCCGGTGTCGGCCCTGCACGGCCGGGGGAGCGGCGACCTGCTCGACGCGATCCTGGACGCCATCCCGGACGCGCCGCGCGAGGTGCTCGAGACCGAGCGCGGTCCGCGCCGCATCGCGATCGTCGGCAAGCCCAACGTCGGCAAGTCGAGCCTGCTGAACAAGGTCTCCGGGCAGCAGCGGGTCGTCGTCGACAACGTCGCCGGCACCACCGTCGACCCGGTCGACGAGCTCGTCGAGGTGGACGGCACGGTCTACAACTTCATCGACACCGCCGGGATCCGCCGACGGGTCAAGGAGGCGTCCGGCCACGAGTACTACGCGTCGCTGCGCACCCACGGCGCCATCGAGCGGGCCGAGGTCTGCGTCGTCGTCATCGACGCGAGCGAGCCCGTCACCGAGCAGGACCTGCGCATCCTCACCTCCGTCGAGGAGGCCGGTCGCGGCCTCGTCGTCGCCTTCAACAAGTGGGACCTCACCGACGAGGAGCGCCGCCGCTACCTCGACCGGGAGATCGAGCGCGACCTCGTCCAGTTCGGCTGGGCCTCCCACGTCAACATCTCGGCGACCACCGGCCGGCACGTCGACCGGCTGGGTCCGGCGATCCAGGAGGCGCTCGCCGGCTGGGAGACCCGGATCTCGACCGGCAAGCTCAACGCGTTCCTGGGCCGCATCGTCGCCGCGCACCCGCACCCGGTGCGCAGTGGCAAGCAGCCGCGGATCCTGTTCGGCACCCAGGCGCAGGCCGGCCCGCCCACCTTCGTGCTGTTCACCTCCGGCCAGATCGACCCGGGCTACGTCCGGTTCGTCGAGCGCCGGCTGCGCGAGGAGTTCGGGTTCGTCGGCACCCCGGTGCACGTCGAGGTGCGGGCGCGGGAGAAGCGCAAGGACCGCTCCTGA
- a CDS encoding lysophospholipid acyltransferase family protein: protein MIAGVSPDLPHTDELPPTKEWGLRLLRHPVRLVLSTWWRVRVHGRQHLPRRGPAILVANHLGFLDGPAVVAFTPRQTFTVAKTELFHGALGRLLTYVGQIPVHRHQPDTWAIDRAVQVLRAGKVLLLFPEGRRTGGEVAHAHRGAAYLAMVTGAPLVPVALLGTREPGHTDAQLPRRGGPVHIVYGAPFTLPREPWPRRRAEVGRWTEHIRQHLAEHVVAAQALTGLPLPGPPRAKSHLTRR from the coding sequence GTGATCGCCGGGGTCAGCCCCGACCTGCCCCACACCGACGAGCTGCCGCCCACCAAGGAGTGGGGGCTGCGCCTGCTCCGGCACCCGGTCAGGCTGGTCCTCAGCACCTGGTGGCGCGTCCGGGTGCACGGTCGCCAGCACCTGCCGCGCCGCGGCCCGGCGATCCTGGTCGCCAACCACCTCGGCTTCCTCGACGGGCCGGCCGTGGTCGCCTTCACCCCCCGCCAGACCTTCACCGTGGCCAAGACGGAGCTGTTCCACGGCGCTCTGGGGCGCCTGCTGACCTACGTCGGGCAGATCCCGGTGCACCGCCACCAGCCCGACACCTGGGCCATCGACCGGGCCGTCCAGGTCCTCCGCGCCGGCAAGGTCCTGCTGCTGTTCCCGGAGGGCCGGCGCACCGGGGGCGAGGTGGCCCACGCGCACCGCGGCGCCGCCTACCTGGCCATGGTCACCGGGGCGCCGCTGGTGCCGGTCGCGCTGCTCGGCACCCGTGAACCCGGCCACACCGACGCCCAGCTGCCGCGGCGCGGCGGCCCGGTCCACATCGTGTACGGGGCGCCGTTCACGCTGCCGCGAGAGCCGTGGCCGCGGCGCCGCGCCGAGGTCGGCCGCTGGACCGAGCACATCCGCCAGCACCTCGCGGAGCACGTCGTGGCCGCGCAGGCGCTGACCGGACTACCCTTGCCAGGGCCCCCGAGGGCCAAATCGCACCTCACCCGGCGCTGA
- the cmk gene encoding (d)CMP kinase — translation MSQVTRVQGPRAAASSGERLVVAIDGPSGSGKSSTARGVADRLGLAFLDTGAMYRAATWLAVHEGLDLSDTDAVAELVRDAVFDIALDPARPTIAVNGHDVTQAIRRPEVSAAVSAVATNLDVRKDLVARQQQLIADAPAGVVAEGRDITTVVAPDAQVRVLLVADPAARVARRQAELGSAVDAAAVTDQVIRRDADDSTVARFHDAAPGVTVVDSTHLDLTQVIEAICALAPGQAGAEPRP, via the coding sequence GTGTCACAGGTAACCAGAGTCCAAGGTCCGCGCGCCGCCGCGTCCTCCGGGGAGCGGCTCGTGGTCGCCATCGACGGTCCCAGCGGGTCCGGCAAGTCGAGCACGGCCCGGGGAGTGGCCGACCGGCTCGGCCTCGCCTTCCTGGACACCGGCGCCATGTACCGGGCGGCCACCTGGCTGGCCGTGCACGAGGGACTGGACCTGAGCGACACCGACGCCGTCGCCGAGCTGGTCCGCGACGCCGTGTTCGACATCGCGCTCGACCCGGCCCGGCCGACGATCGCCGTCAACGGCCACGACGTGACGCAGGCGATCCGCAGGCCGGAGGTCTCGGCCGCCGTGAGCGCCGTCGCCACCAACCTGGACGTGCGCAAGGACCTGGTGGCGCGGCAGCAGCAGCTGATCGCCGACGCGCCCGCCGGCGTCGTCGCCGAGGGCCGCGACATCACCACCGTGGTCGCGCCCGACGCCCAGGTGCGGGTGCTGCTGGTCGCCGACCCGGCGGCCCGGGTCGCCCGCCGGCAGGCCGAGCTGGGGTCGGCGGTGGACGCGGCCGCGGTCACCGACCAGGTCATCCGCCGCGACGCCGACGACTCCACCGTCGCCCGCTTCCACGACGCCGCACCGGGGGTCACGGTCGTCGACTCCACCCACCTCGACCTGACCCAGGTGATCGAGGCCATCTGCGCGCTGGCGCCCGGTCAGGCCGGGGCCGAGCCACGACCGTGA
- a CDS encoding prephenate dehydrogenase: protein MTGEHQTVVVIGTGLIGASLALALTGAGHTVHLQDRTSSHARVAAGLGAGLLDEADPEVVDLVVVAVPPAAIADVVLASLRTYPRATVTDVGSVKAGVLGALWERDVDLSRYVGSHPMAGSQHSGPVTARADLFDGRTWVVAPHRRSRAESVEQVLALVRACRAREVVMDVDDHDAAVARVSHLPHLMSVLMAGHLTAVPPADLLLAGQGLRDVTRIAGSDPGLWQQILSANASAVLAELRTVSDELAGLISALESGTASDELHDQLARGVAGIQRIPGKHGAAPATYRQVVVEIPDTPGALGRLFAEVGAAGVNVEDIAIEHDQAREIGYLALSVEPEQAEELVAAMVAGGWSVGA, encoded by the coding sequence GTGACCGGGGAGCACCAGACCGTCGTCGTCATCGGCACCGGCCTGATCGGTGCCAGCCTGGCACTGGCCCTCACCGGCGCCGGCCACACCGTGCACCTGCAGGACCGGACGAGCAGCCACGCCCGGGTCGCGGCGGGGCTGGGTGCGGGGCTGCTGGACGAGGCCGACCCCGAGGTCGTCGACCTGGTCGTCGTGGCCGTGCCGCCGGCTGCGATCGCCGACGTCGTGCTGGCGAGCCTGCGGACCTACCCGCGGGCCACCGTCACCGACGTCGGCTCCGTCAAGGCGGGCGTGCTGGGCGCTCTCTGGGAGCGCGACGTGGACCTCAGCCGGTACGTGGGCTCGCACCCGATGGCCGGCTCCCAGCACTCCGGGCCGGTGACCGCAAGGGCCGACCTCTTCGACGGGCGCACCTGGGTGGTCGCCCCCCACCGCCGCTCGCGCGCGGAGTCGGTCGAGCAGGTGCTCGCCCTGGTCCGGGCCTGCCGGGCCCGCGAGGTGGTGATGGACGTCGACGACCACGACGCCGCCGTCGCCCGGGTGTCCCACCTGCCGCACCTGATGTCGGTGCTGATGGCCGGCCACCTGACCGCCGTCCCACCCGCGGACCTGCTCCTCGCCGGCCAGGGACTGCGCGACGTCACCCGGATCGCCGGCAGCGACCCCGGCCTGTGGCAGCAGATCCTCAGCGCCAACGCCAGCGCCGTGCTGGCCGAGCTCCGGACCGTCTCCGACGAGCTGGCCGGGCTCATCAGCGCGCTCGAGTCCGGCACCGCCAGCGATGAGCTCCACGACCAGCTGGCCCGTGGCGTCGCCGGCATCCAGCGCATCCCGGGCAAGCACGGCGCCGCGCCCGCCACCTACCGCCAGGTGGTCGTCGAGATCCCCGACACGCCCGGTGCGCTGGGCCGGCTGTTCGCCGAGGTCGGGGCCGCCGGCGTCAACGTCGAGGACATCGCGATCGAGCACGACCAGGCCCGCGAGATCGGCTATCTCGCCTTGTCGGTGGAGCCGGAGCAGGCCGAGGAGCTGGTCGCCGCCATGGTGGCCGGAGGCTGGTCGGTCGGCGCGTGA
- the prcA gene encoding proteasome subunit alpha — protein sequence MSTPFYVAPEQQMKDRADFARKGIGRGRSVVVMHYADGILFVAENRSQALHKVSEIYDRIGFAAVGRYNEFENLRTAGIRYADLRGYSYDRTDVTGRGLANAYAQLLGTIFSSGGEKPYEVEIIVAELGATDQLDQIYRLTYDGSVADETDYAVMGGSADVITEAVRSAFRPDLSLVDAARLAVGALAADGGPNAPARELGVEALEVAILDRNRALPRKFRRLEGERLAELLRGEGGAADPGHEVPPQLAPEPLPETELPTGDAGTAPSTGGPQPTP from the coding sequence ATGAGCACGCCTTTCTACGTCGCGCCCGAGCAGCAGATGAAGGACCGCGCCGACTTCGCCCGCAAGGGCATCGGCCGTGGTCGCTCGGTGGTGGTCATGCACTACGCCGACGGCATCCTCTTCGTCGCCGAGAACCGCTCGCAGGCCCTGCACAAGGTCAGCGAGATCTACGACCGGATCGGCTTCGCGGCCGTCGGCCGGTACAACGAGTTCGAGAACCTGCGCACCGCCGGCATCCGCTACGCCGACCTGCGCGGCTACAGCTACGACCGCACCGACGTGACCGGGCGCGGCCTCGCCAACGCCTACGCCCAGCTGCTGGGCACCATCTTCTCCTCCGGCGGTGAGAAGCCGTACGAGGTCGAGATCATCGTCGCCGAGCTGGGCGCCACCGACCAGCTCGACCAGATCTACCGGCTCACCTACGACGGATCGGTCGCCGACGAGACCGACTACGCCGTGATGGGCGGCTCGGCCGACGTGATCACCGAGGCCGTCCGGAGCGCCTTCCGGCCCGACCTCAGCCTGGTCGACGCCGCCCGGCTCGCCGTCGGCGCGCTCGCCGCCGACGGGGGGCCGAACGCCCCGGCGCGCGAGCTCGGGGTCGAGGCGCTGGAGGTCGCGATCCTCGACCGCAACCGCGCACTGCCCCGCAAGTTCCGGCGCCTGGAGGGCGAGCGGCTGGCCGAGCTGCTGCGCGGTGAGGGTGGCGCCGCCGACCCCGGCCACGAGGTGCCGCCGCAGCTGGCCCCGGAACCGCTGCCCGAGACCGAGCTGCCGACCGGGGACGCTGGCACCGCACCGTCGACCGGCGGCCCGCAGCCGACCCCGTGA
- the prcB gene encoding proteasome subunit beta produces MTFRPTPDLSAEFLRTGTSSFADFAAQVAPNVLPSSRAVSAGVADLAPHGTTIVAATFPGGVVVAGDRRATMGNVIAQRDIEKVFPADEFSVVGIAGAAGIAVEMVGLFQVELEHYEKIEGAPLSLVGKANRLATMIRQNLGLAMQGLVVVPLFAGYDVATREGRIFSYDATGGRYEEHAFFSVGSGSVFARGALKKLYRPDLDAGSVTLALLQALYDAADDDSATGGPDLARRIFPVVLVATADGVQRVSEAQIEGLVERIVASRRERPDGPAASLT; encoded by the coding sequence GTGACCTTCCGGCCCACCCCCGACCTGTCCGCCGAGTTCCTGCGCACGGGCACGTCGTCCTTCGCCGACTTCGCCGCGCAGGTCGCCCCGAACGTCCTCCCCAGCAGCCGCGCCGTGTCGGCGGGCGTGGCCGACCTGGCCCCGCACGGCACCACGATCGTCGCCGCGACCTTCCCCGGGGGCGTCGTCGTCGCCGGTGACCGGCGCGCCACCATGGGCAACGTCATCGCCCAGCGCGACATCGAGAAGGTCTTCCCGGCCGACGAGTTCTCCGTCGTCGGCATCGCCGGCGCGGCGGGCATCGCCGTGGAGATGGTCGGGTTGTTCCAGGTCGAGCTCGAGCACTACGAGAAGATCGAGGGCGCCCCGCTCTCCCTGGTCGGCAAGGCGAACCGGCTCGCCACGATGATCCGGCAGAACCTCGGGCTCGCGATGCAGGGCCTGGTCGTCGTGCCCCTGTTCGCCGGCTACGACGTCGCGACCCGCGAGGGCCGGATCTTCTCCTACGACGCCACCGGCGGCCGCTACGAGGAGCACGCCTTCTTCTCCGTCGGCTCGGGCTCGGTCTTCGCCCGCGGCGCGCTGAAGAAGCTGTACCGTCCCGACCTGGACGCCGGCTCGGTGACGCTGGCGCTGCTGCAGGCGCTCTACGACGCCGCCGACGACGACTCCGCCACGGGCGGCCCCGACCTGGCGCGCCGGATCTTCCCCGTCGTCCTGGTCGCCACGGCCGACGGCGTCCAGCGGGTCAGCGAGGCCCAGATCGAGGGACTGGTCGAGCGGATCGTCGCCAGCCGCCGGGAACGTCCGGACGGTCCCGCCGCCTCCCTGACCTGA
- a CDS encoding ubiquitin-like protein Pup encodes MAESEQSARRTRRTEDSELEEELAPADTAHKAELDSEVDSLLDEIDGVLEVNAEEFVRSFVQKGGQ; translated from the coding sequence ATGGCTGAGTCAGAGCAGAGCGCCCGCCGCACGCGGCGCACGGAGGACAGCGAGCTCGAGGAGGAGCTGGCGCCCGCCGACACCGCCCACAAGGCCGAGCTCGACTCCGAGGTCGACTCCCTGCTGGACGAGATCGACGGCGTGCTCGAGGTCAACGCCGAGGAGTTCGTCCGCTCGTTCGTCCAGAAGGGCGGCCAGTGA
- the dop gene encoding depupylase/deamidase Dop has protein sequence MGLETEYGISALPAPHRGAAEEDLHPMQLSNHVVKAYGQLAPGQPAGWDYETESPLRDIRGYEISRSTAHPDQLTDSDLGMANMILTNGARLYVDHAHPEYSGPEVTSALDVVRWDKAGDVVAAIAARRASQSLGRSVRLYKNNTDGKGASYGTHENYLLDRSTPFDRVVTQFTAFLVSRAVVTGAGRVGLGQASQQPGFQLSQRADFFEAEVGLETTLNRPIINTRDEPHADATRHRRLHVITGDANLSEISTYLKVGTASWVLRVIEAGELGADLRLDAPVAAMRAVSHDVGCSAPLTLADGRRLSPVDLQEAYLEACRRHLERVAGTLSEPAVTEAKDVFTRWQEVLDALRSDPLVLADQLDWVAKLALMESYRARDGLGWDAPKLALIDLQYADVDPARSLYAALVAKGKMRRLVGDDEVEAARTTPPEDTRAWFRGRVMEKFGASVVAASWDSVIFDVPGRPALQRVPLLDPLRGTRAHIGQVLEDCADVTELFAALGR, from the coding sequence ATGGGCCTGGAGACCGAGTACGGGATCAGCGCCCTGCCCGCACCGCACCGCGGCGCCGCCGAGGAGGACCTGCACCCGATGCAGCTGTCCAACCACGTCGTCAAGGCCTACGGGCAGCTGGCGCCCGGCCAGCCCGCCGGCTGGGACTACGAGACCGAGAGCCCGCTGCGGGACATCCGCGGCTACGAGATCAGCCGCTCCACCGCGCACCCGGACCAGCTGACCGACTCCGACCTCGGCATGGCCAACATGATCCTGACCAACGGCGCCCGGCTGTACGTCGACCACGCCCACCCGGAGTACTCGGGTCCGGAGGTGACCAGCGCGCTCGACGTGGTGCGCTGGGACAAGGCCGGCGACGTCGTCGCCGCCATCGCCGCGCGCCGGGCCAGCCAGTCGCTGGGACGGTCCGTGCGGCTCTACAAGAACAACACCGACGGCAAGGGCGCCTCCTACGGCACCCACGAGAACTACCTGCTGGACCGGTCGACGCCGTTCGACCGGGTGGTCACCCAGTTCACCGCCTTCCTCGTCTCCCGCGCCGTCGTGACCGGGGCCGGCCGGGTCGGTCTCGGCCAGGCGAGCCAGCAACCCGGGTTCCAGCTCAGCCAGCGGGCCGACTTCTTCGAGGCCGAGGTGGGGCTGGAGACCACCCTGAACCGGCCGATCATCAACACCCGCGACGAGCCGCACGCCGACGCCACCCGGCACCGGCGGCTGCACGTGATCACCGGTGACGCCAACCTCTCCGAGATCTCCACCTACCTCAAGGTGGGCACGGCCTCCTGGGTGCTGCGGGTGATCGAGGCGGGTGAGCTCGGGGCCGACCTGCGGCTCGACGCCCCGGTCGCGGCGATGCGGGCGGTCAGCCACGACGTCGGCTGCTCCGCCCCGCTCACCCTGGCCGACGGCCGCCGGCTCTCCCCGGTCGACCTGCAGGAGGCCTACCTCGAGGCGTGCCGGCGACACCTCGAGCGCGTCGCCGGCACGCTCTCCGAACCGGCGGTGACCGAGGCCAAGGACGTCTTCACCCGCTGGCAGGAGGTGCTCGACGCGCTCCGCTCCGACCCCCTCGTGCTGGCCGACCAGCTGGACTGGGTCGCCAAGCTGGCGCTGATGGAGTCCTACCGCGCCCGCGACGGCCTCGGCTGGGACGCCCCGAAGCTGGCGCTGATCGACCTGCAGTACGCCGACGTCGACCCGGCCCGCAGCCTCTACGCGGCGCTGGTCGCCAAGGGCAAGATGCGCCGCCTCGTCGGGGACGACGAGGTCGAGGCGGCCCGCACCACCCCGCCCGAGGACACCCGCGCCTGGTTCCGCGGCCGGGTGATGGAGAAGTTCGGGGCGTCGGTGGTGGCCGCGTCCTGGGACTCGGTGATCTTCGACGTCCCGGGCCGGCCGGCCCTGCAGCGCGTACCGCTGCTGGACCCCCTGCGCGGCACCCGGGCGCACATCGGCCAGGTCCTGGAGGACTGCGCCGACGTCACCGAGCTGTTCGCCGCCCTCGGACGATGA
- a CDS encoding DUF3054 domain-containing protein yields the protein MRIWPALAADVICILVFAIVGRSSHAETTDLVGVLRTAWPFLAGYALGLTLARSWRHPVARPSALVLWASTVVVGMALRVLTGAGVQLSFVLVTAVVLGVLLLGWRGLWSLVQRARHRSGHSAVV from the coding sequence GTGAGAATCTGGCCCGCGCTGGCTGCCGACGTCATCTGCATCCTCGTCTTCGCCATCGTCGGCCGGAGCAGCCACGCCGAGACCACCGACCTGGTCGGCGTCCTCCGCACCGCCTGGCCGTTCCTCGCCGGCTACGCCCTCGGACTGACCCTCGCCCGTTCCTGGCGCCACCCGGTCGCCCGTCCGTCGGCCCTGGTCCTGTGGGCGTCCACGGTCGTGGTCGGGATGGCGCTGCGCGTGCTGACGGGGGCCGGCGTGCAGCTCTCCTTCGTGCTCGTGACGGCCGTCGTCCTGGGCGTCCTGCTGCTGGGCTGGCGCGGCCTGTGGTCCCTCGTCCAGCGCGCCCGCCACCGCTCGGGGCACAGCGCAGTCGTCTGA